A genomic stretch from Eretmochelys imbricata isolate rEreImb1 chromosome 24, rEreImb1.hap1, whole genome shotgun sequence includes:
- the LOC144279723 gene encoding phospholipase A2 inhibitor and Ly6/PLAUR domain-containing protein-like yields the protein MTKALLTFCVLAALQATAAAQNGTGTPLACFYCKTGQSCHPAPQTCSPPQDACIIVREHNTLGAENSGTYQSCANSRQNLTGFLAFYFGATVAVEIQSEICKTDDCNAESTPSRLPISSVRNGLQCPACYAPGFESCESDGALHCTGGANRCADVVGTLAQGGVAIPFAARGCATQAACGIKTLESGVFTYKLTKVQCSPAPQAQPSSATRTLAWDAFTLGSIVPWASLFLSALLGLFLC from the exons GGACGCCGCTGGCCTGTTTCTATTGCAAAACTGGACAAAGCTGCCACCCGGCCCCCCAgacctgctccccgccccaggacGCCTGCATCATCGTTCGAGAGCACAACACGCTCG GCGCGGAGAACTCGGGCACGTACCAGTCCTGCGCCAACTCCCGCCAGAACCTCACGGGCTTCCTGGCTTTTTACTTCGGGGCCACGGTGGCCGTGGAGATCCAGTCGGAAATTTGCAAGACCGACGACTGCAACGCCGAGTCCACGCCCTCCA GGCTGCCCATCAGCAGCGTCCGCAACGGGCTGCAGTGCCCGGCCTGCTACGCCCCGGGCTTCGAGAGCTGCGAGAGCGACGGGGCCCTGCACTGCACGGGAGGCGCCAACCGATGTGCTGACGTCGTCGGGACGCTGGCGCAAG GTGGAGTCGCGATCCCGTTTGCAGCCCGGGGCTGCGCTACCCAGGCGGCCTGTGGCATCAAGACGCTGGAATCGGGGGTGTTCACCTACAAACTGACCAAGGTCCAGTGCAGCCCGGCGCCCCAAGCGCAGCCCAGCAGTGCCACCCGGACTCTGGCCTGGGACGCCTTCACCCTGGGCAGCATCGTCCCCTGGGCCTCCCTTTTCCTCTCTGCCCTTCTGGGGCTATTCCTCTGCTGA